From one Amaranthus tricolor cultivar Red isolate AtriRed21 chromosome 17, ASM2621246v1, whole genome shotgun sequence genomic stretch:
- the LOC130804561 gene encoding probable membrane-associated kinase regulator 4, translating into MAMDYYSYNHKHISKQHEDEDEDEDENDNDYIDMEVSSHTPLFSVCQNTTVPPQNCREFEFQMSSVINVESDTTTSPADELFYMGKLLPLHLPPRLQMVQNLLQDSKPKSNIDFYTTPSTPFESCNVSPIESCQVSRELDAQEYFRVHENEHENRFLVDHVHKSWTKKLKAKIKALFGKSDQQSCSSAVINNQNPCDAKQGGKIYHRRSFSGPFKRRSSTTTTKLSASYSSVSSLSCSSSSSSSSSNTSNAHGLIDLSMLKRSSSENSEIESSLIQGAIAHCKQSCQASKTLIEVGGKPLDSSKFANSLDDQTTLCRG; encoded by the coding sequence ATGGCTATGGATTACTACTCATACAATCACAAACACATATCAAAACAAcacgaagatgaagatgaagatgaagatgaaaacgACAACGATTACATAGACATGGAAGTAAGCAGCCACACACCCTTGTTTTCAGTCTGCCAGAACACAACCGTGCCACCACAAAACTGTCGAGAATTCGAGTTCCAAATGTCATCGGTAATAAATGTCGAAAGCGACACAACAACATCCCCTGCTGATGAGCTTTTCTACATGGGTAAATTGCTCCCTTTACACCTTCCTCCTAGATTACAAATGGTGCAAAATCTATTACAAGATTCAAAACCCAAGTCTAATATAGACTTTTACACTACCCCAAGTACTCCTTTTGAGTCATGTAATGTTTCTCCGATTGAATCTTGTCAGGTGAGCAGAGAACTTGACGCCCAAGAGTATTTTCGTGTGCACGAAAATGAACATGAAAATCGGTTTTTGGTTGATCATGTACACAAGTCTTGGACTAAAAAACTCAAGGCTAAAATTAAGGCCTTGTTTGGGAAATCTGATCAACAATCTTGTTCATCAGCTGTTATAAACAATCAAAACCCATGTGATGCCAAACAAGGTGGTAAAATTTATCATAGGAGATCATTTTCGGGGCCATTTAAACGTcgatcatcaacaacaacaacgaaATTATCAGCTTCGTATTCATCAGTATCCTCGTTatcttgttcatcttcttcatcgtcTTCATCAAGTAATACGAGCAATGCTCATGGGTTGATCGATTTGTCGATGTTGAAAAGAAGTAGCAGTGAAAATTCAGAGATTGAGAGCTCATTGATTCAAGGAGCTATTGCTCATTGCAAGCAATCATGTCAAGCAAGCAAAACATTGATTGAAGTTGGTGGAAAGCCATTGGATTCATCTAAATTTGCTAATAGTCTTGATGATCAAACAACCCTTTGTAGGGGTTGA